The following proteins are co-located in the Zonotrichia albicollis isolate bZonAlb1 chromosome 1, bZonAlb1.hap1, whole genome shotgun sequence genome:
- the CDV3 gene encoding protein CDV3 homolog isoform X2, with protein sequence MAETEERSLDDFFAKRDKKKRKEKSNRSAAAAAASSASNAGSNAAGAAAGTPRPTEGGGSGAAAASSAAGGSSAKAASKEEDDWKEFEQKEEIDYSGLRVQSMQISEKEDDESEKREEPGDSWEETGSGGSVDRSSGPWNKSAPAPAPVVEPIEAPEPAQTGGVYRPPGAREGGRPRRAQQGPPEIYSDTQFPSLQSTAKLVDSRKDKEMEKSFEVVKYKTRGRDEVSKNQALKLQLDNQYAVLGDQ encoded by the exons ATGGCGGAGACCGAGGAGCGGAGCCTGGACGACTTCTTCGCCAAGCGGGACAAGAAGAAGCGGAAGGAGAAGAGCAACCgaagcgccgccgccgctgccgcctcTAGCGCTTCCAACGCCGGCTCcaacgcggcgggcgcggccgcGGGGACCCCGCGACCGACCGAgggcggcggctccggggccgccgccgcctccaGCGCCGCCGGCGGTTCCTCGGCCAAGGCGGCGAGCAAG GAAGAGGATGATTGGAAGGAGTTTgaacaaaaggaagaaattgaTTATAGTGGTCTTAGAGTTCAGTCCATGCAAATAAG TGAAAAAGAAGATGATGAAagtgaaaaaagagaagaacCTGGTGACAGCTGGGAAGAGACTGGTAGTGGTGGTAGTGTAGACAGATCATCTGGTCCTTGGAACAAGTCAGCTCCTGCACCAGCCCCTGTCGTTGAACCAATTG AAGCTCCAGAACCGGCGCAGACCGGGGGTGTGTACCGGCCGCCGGGGGCCAGGGAAGGCGGGCGGCCACGGAGAGCACAGCAGGGACCCCCAGAGATCTACAGTGACACGCAGTTCCCCTCACTGCAGTCCACCGCCAAGCTCGTAGACAGTCGAAA GgataaagaaatggagaagAGCTTTGAAGTAGTAAAATACAAAACTAGAGGTAGGGATGAGGTCTCAAAAAACCAGGCACTTAAACTTCAGCTAGACAACCAGTATGCTGTGCTTGGGGATCAGTAG
- the CDV3 gene encoding protein CDV3 homolog isoform X3 has protein sequence MAETEERSLDDFFAKRDKKKRKEKSNRSAAAAAASSASNAGSNAAGAAAGTPRPTEGGGSGAAAASSAAGGSSAKAASKEEDDWKEFEQKEEIDYSGLRVQSMQISEKEDDESEKREEPGDSWEETGSGGSVDRSSGPWNKSAPAPAPVVEPIVTEAPEPAQTGGVYRPPGAREGGRPRRAQQGPPEIYSDTQFPSLQSTAKLVDSRNLTSYSLS, from the exons ATGGCGGAGACCGAGGAGCGGAGCCTGGACGACTTCTTCGCCAAGCGGGACAAGAAGAAGCGGAAGGAGAAGAGCAACCgaagcgccgccgccgctgccgcctcTAGCGCTTCCAACGCCGGCTCcaacgcggcgggcgcggccgcGGGGACCCCGCGACCGACCGAgggcggcggctccggggccgccgccgcctccaGCGCCGCCGGCGGTTCCTCGGCCAAGGCGGCGAGCAAG GAAGAGGATGATTGGAAGGAGTTTgaacaaaaggaagaaattgaTTATAGTGGTCTTAGAGTTCAGTCCATGCAAATAAG TGAAAAAGAAGATGATGAAagtgaaaaaagagaagaacCTGGTGACAGCTGGGAAGAGACTGGTAGTGGTGGTAGTGTAGACAGATCATCTGGTCCTTGGAACAAGTCAGCTCCTGCACCAGCCCCTGTCGTTGAACCAATTG TTACAGAAGCTCCAGAACCGGCGCAGACCGGGGGTGTGTACCGGCCGCCGGGGGCCAGGGAAGGCGGGCGGCCACGGAGAGCACAGCAGGGACCCCCAGAGATCTACAGTGACACGCAGTTCCCCTCACTGCAGTCCACCGCCAAGCTCGTAGACAGTCGAAA
- the CDV3 gene encoding protein CDV3 homolog isoform X4 — MAETEERSLDDFFAKRDKKKRKEKSNRSAAAAAASSASNAGSNAAGAAAGTPRPTEGGGSGAAAASSAAGGSSAKAASKEEDDWKEFEQKEEIDYSGLRVQSMQISEKEDDESEKREEPGDSWEETGSGGSVDRSSGPWNKSAPAPAPVVEPIVTEAPEPAQTGGVYRPPGAREGGRPRRAQQGPPEIYSDTQFPSLQSTAKLVDSRKY; from the exons ATGGCGGAGACCGAGGAGCGGAGCCTGGACGACTTCTTCGCCAAGCGGGACAAGAAGAAGCGGAAGGAGAAGAGCAACCgaagcgccgccgccgctgccgcctcTAGCGCTTCCAACGCCGGCTCcaacgcggcgggcgcggccgcGGGGACCCCGCGACCGACCGAgggcggcggctccggggccgccgccgcctccaGCGCCGCCGGCGGTTCCTCGGCCAAGGCGGCGAGCAAG GAAGAGGATGATTGGAAGGAGTTTgaacaaaaggaagaaattgaTTATAGTGGTCTTAGAGTTCAGTCCATGCAAATAAG TGAAAAAGAAGATGATGAAagtgaaaaaagagaagaacCTGGTGACAGCTGGGAAGAGACTGGTAGTGGTGGTAGTGTAGACAGATCATCTGGTCCTTGGAACAAGTCAGCTCCTGCACCAGCCCCTGTCGTTGAACCAATTG TTACAGAAGCTCCAGAACCGGCGCAGACCGGGGGTGTGTACCGGCCGCCGGGGGCCAGGGAAGGCGGGCGGCCACGGAGAGCACAGCAGGGACCCCCAGAGATCTACAGTGACACGCAGTTCCCCTCACTGCAGTCCACCGCCAAGCTCGTAGACAGTCGAAA ATACTGA
- the CDV3 gene encoding protein CDV3 homolog isoform X5: protein MAETEERSLDDFFAKRDKKKRKEKSNRSAAAAAASSASNAGSNAAGAAAGTPRPTEGGGSGAAAASSAAGGSSAKAASKEEDDWKEFEQKEEIDYSGLRVQSMQISEKEDDESEKREEPGDSWEETGSGGSVDRSSGPWNKSAPAPAPVVEPIVTEAPEPAQTGGVYRPPGAREGGRPRRAQQGPPEIYSDTQFPSLQSTAKLVDSRK, encoded by the exons ATGGCGGAGACCGAGGAGCGGAGCCTGGACGACTTCTTCGCCAAGCGGGACAAGAAGAAGCGGAAGGAGAAGAGCAACCgaagcgccgccgccgctgccgcctcTAGCGCTTCCAACGCCGGCTCcaacgcggcgggcgcggccgcGGGGACCCCGCGACCGACCGAgggcggcggctccggggccgccgccgcctccaGCGCCGCCGGCGGTTCCTCGGCCAAGGCGGCGAGCAAG GAAGAGGATGATTGGAAGGAGTTTgaacaaaaggaagaaattgaTTATAGTGGTCTTAGAGTTCAGTCCATGCAAATAAG TGAAAAAGAAGATGATGAAagtgaaaaaagagaagaacCTGGTGACAGCTGGGAAGAGACTGGTAGTGGTGGTAGTGTAGACAGATCATCTGGTCCTTGGAACAAGTCAGCTCCTGCACCAGCCCCTGTCGTTGAACCAATTG TTACAGAAGCTCCAGAACCGGCGCAGACCGGGGGTGTGTACCGGCCGCCGGGGGCCAGGGAAGGCGGGCGGCCACGGAGAGCACAGCAGGGACCCCCAGAGATCTACAGTGACACGCAGTTCCCCTCACTGCAGTCCACCGCCAAGCTCGTAGACAGTCGAAA GTAA
- the CDV3 gene encoding protein CDV3 homolog isoform X1, with the protein MAETEERSLDDFFAKRDKKKRKEKSNRSAAAAAASSASNAGSNAAGAAAGTPRPTEGGGSGAAAASSAAGGSSAKAASKEEDDWKEFEQKEEIDYSGLRVQSMQISEKEDDESEKREEPGDSWEETGSGGSVDRSSGPWNKSAPAPAPVVEPIVTEAPEPAQTGGVYRPPGAREGGRPRRAQQGPPEIYSDTQFPSLQSTAKLVDSRKDKEMEKSFEVVKYKTRGRDEVSKNQALKLQLDNQYAVLGDQ; encoded by the exons ATGGCGGAGACCGAGGAGCGGAGCCTGGACGACTTCTTCGCCAAGCGGGACAAGAAGAAGCGGAAGGAGAAGAGCAACCgaagcgccgccgccgctgccgcctcTAGCGCTTCCAACGCCGGCTCcaacgcggcgggcgcggccgcGGGGACCCCGCGACCGACCGAgggcggcggctccggggccgccgccgcctccaGCGCCGCCGGCGGTTCCTCGGCCAAGGCGGCGAGCAAG GAAGAGGATGATTGGAAGGAGTTTgaacaaaaggaagaaattgaTTATAGTGGTCTTAGAGTTCAGTCCATGCAAATAAG TGAAAAAGAAGATGATGAAagtgaaaaaagagaagaacCTGGTGACAGCTGGGAAGAGACTGGTAGTGGTGGTAGTGTAGACAGATCATCTGGTCCTTGGAACAAGTCAGCTCCTGCACCAGCCCCTGTCGTTGAACCAATTG TTACAGAAGCTCCAGAACCGGCGCAGACCGGGGGTGTGTACCGGCCGCCGGGGGCCAGGGAAGGCGGGCGGCCACGGAGAGCACAGCAGGGACCCCCAGAGATCTACAGTGACACGCAGTTCCCCTCACTGCAGTCCACCGCCAAGCTCGTAGACAGTCGAAA GgataaagaaatggagaagAGCTTTGAAGTAGTAAAATACAAAACTAGAGGTAGGGATGAGGTCTCAAAAAACCAGGCACTTAAACTTCAGCTAGACAACCAGTATGCTGTGCTTGGGGATCAGTAG